From a single Opisthocomus hoazin isolate bOpiHoa1 chromosome 6, bOpiHoa1.hap1, whole genome shotgun sequence genomic region:
- the C6H1orf210 gene encoding type III endosome membrane protein TEMP yields the protein MAAACLLMVCGLLCAWSVGTAQPCSLNRQGWADCNGKSLLHAPSSLPSNITSLDLSFNSLVMPRHGTLLMHFPSLHSLNLSSNALLVLSPAVFSNLGALHLLDLSSCSIAYLHRDAFQGLGSLHTLLLSNNSLQELEVPFFLPLKALFQLDLQHNALVSVDAGSLQVMEAVPQVRLEGNPWVCDCTVYPLRRWLQRRQAVQVTCASPPGLRGREVAALDSQDLGCPVKQRFPRGASTAPQITAVTQGNTTTPPTGKGGRSWPYLVAFLVAAISISILIALAAKCKLVHKNFASYRHRPLPETSSTGGSPMEDSSSWDRGSSGLEASESHSTPGAADLQVDDDDGFIEDNYIQPSEQLPEGEEREPHLSI from the exons GGATGGGCCGACTGCAACGGGAAGAGCCTCCTGCACGCTCCAAGTTCCCTTCCAAGCAACATCACCAGTTTGGACCTCTCCTTCAACTCCTTGGTCATGCCCCGTCACGGGACCCTCTTGATGCATTTCCCTTCCCTGCACTCCCTCAACCTCTCCAGCAATGCCCTGCTGGTGCTGAGCCCAGCAGTCTTCTCCAACCTCGGGGCACTGCACCTGCTGGACCTGAGCAGCTGCAGCATCGCCTACCTCCACAGAGACGCTTTCCAGGGCCTGGGGAGCTTGCACACACTGCTCCTGAGCAACAACAGTCTACAAGAGCTGGAGGTCCCTTTCTTCCTGCCGCTGAAGGCTCTTTTCCAGCTGGACCTCCAGCACAACGCGCTGGTGTCTGTGGATGCTGGGAGCCTGCAGGTGATGGAGGCAGTCCCGCAGGTCCGGCTGGAAGGGAACCCCTGGGTCTGTGACTGCACTGTGTACCCCCTGCGGCGGTGGCTACAGCGCAGGCAAG CTGTGCAGGTGACCTGCGCAtcacccccggggctgcggggccgggaggtCGCAGCTCTGGATTCCCAGGACCTGGGCTGCCCCGTGAAGCAGCGGTTTCCCCGGGGGGCCAGCACAGCGCCGCAGATCACAGCAGTGACCCAAGGCAACA CCACCACACCGCCcacagggaaggggggaaggagctGGCCATACCTGGTGGCCTTCCTGGTGGCAGCGATCAGCATCTCTATCTTGATTGCGCTGGCTGCCAAGTGCAAGCTCGTCCACAAGAACTTTGCCAGCTACCGCCATCGGCCGCTGCCTGAAACCAGCTCGACCGGGGGCAGCCCCATGGaggacagcagcagctgggaCAGGGGCTCCTCAGGCCTGGAGGCCAGTGAGAGCCACTCCACGCCTGGTGCTGCCGACCTGCAAGTTGATGATGACGATGGCTTCATCGAGGACAACTACATCCAGCCAAGTGAGCAGCTGCCGGAGGGAGAGGAGCGGGAGCCTCACCTCTCCATCTGA